The DNA region AACCTCACTCGAGTGCCAGGAAATCTTTATAAATGTATGAAAAGGCTGGATCTGAGTTATAACAGAATTGGGATTTTGGAGCCTGAATGGGTCCCAGTGCTGTCTGAGAAACTGAACACTTTAATAGTCAATCATAATAGCATTAGCAGCATTAGCACTGGAAGCTTTTCCACAACTCCAAATCTGAAGTATCTAGACTTGTCATCCAACAGCCTGAAAACACTGGGCAGCCCTGTGTTTCAGGAGCTAAAGGAGCTGGAGGTTCTCCTGCTGTACAACAATCAAATAACACAGATCGAGTCTTTAGCCTTTGGAGGATTGTACAAATTACAGAAACTGTACCTAAGCTACAACTTGGTCTCGCATTTCCCACTGGACTTATATATTGGAAAACATAAACTGACCGACCTTGTGTTGCTGGACATTTCCTTTAATCACATCCAGACGATGCCTGTTCAGCGCCTGAGTTCAGTGCCAGCCAAACAACTTAGTGGAATTTATCTTCATGGCAACCCATTCTATTGTGACTGTGTCCTGTACTCCATGCTAGTCTTCTGGTATCAAAGGCATTTCAGCTCAGTGGGGGACTTCAAAAATGAGTACAGCTGTTTGTTGCAGTCAGACCCAAGAGGTCATAATAAACTGCCTTTACTGCACGACAACGTTATGAATTGCTCTGAAAGTACCGTCAACAGCTCTTTCCAAGCCTTTGGGTTTATTCATGATGCCCAGGTTGGTGACAGGCTGATTGTACACTGTGACAGCAGAATCAGTGATACGGGCACACAGTTTGTTTGGGTTAGTCCAGACAATAGATTACTGGAACCAGACAGGGACACCGATAACTTCAAGGTGTTTCCTAATGGCAGCCTGGAGATAACAGATGCCCAGCTAGAGAACTCAGGCCTGTATTCCTGCATTGCAATAAATAAGAAAAGACTATTAAATGAAACCATAGATGTCAGAATAAATGTTAGCAATTTCACAGTGAACAGGTCCCATGCTCATGAAGCATTTAATACAGCTTTTACCACCCTTGCTGCCTGTGTGGCCAGTATTATTTTAGTGCTGCTGTATCTCTATTTGACCCCCTGCCCATGCCAATGTAAggcaaaaaagaagaagaggaagctgAACCAAAGCAGTGCCCACCCATCCATACTGAATTCCGCACTGCCGCAAGAGCTGCCAGCCGACGAGAAGAAGGCTAGCACTGGTAAACGGGTGGTTTTCCTGGAACCTGTGCACGAACCAAAACAGAGTCAGAATGGGAAAGTAAAACTGTTCCCTAATGACAGTGCCATTACAGAGAGTATCTTAAAAACTACTCGAACAAAATCCGACTCTGACTCTGTCAACTCTGTGTTCTCAGATACACCTTTCATGCCACCAGCTTAGTTTGCTGCCTGTGTTTGTATCGTGCAGTTCCATTTCTGAATACCTCCTTTGCCTGTAGCAAACCATCAggacaaacaaataaaaagagataaaatgttttaaaaaaaggtgtGTTTTGTCAGTCCTTGAACTGCGTCCCCTCTCTGTACAGGCCATGCAACAGTGATAGCTCGtttgggaaaaggaaacagCTTGTCATTATTGTGAATGTTTTTAATGCAAGCTTAGCCTCAGTTTTACTCTCTGATCCATACACAGCAATTTCTCATGCATGTTTAGAGACACTTTCAGTGCACACAGCTGActctgcagaggcagaggcTGACCCCAGTGCAACACCCAGTTATGCTGATAACTCAGCTCTTCTGAAGTGTGCACAGAAGGAACTTATGGCTAAGGAGAAAAATGTCCAGACTCCCTGCAATTCCTTTCATAAACTCATAAAATCTTTACATAAAATCACTACAGGAAAGAAGTCATGATTTTTCTTGGACTGCTTGGCACAGAAGGATTGAATTTGCCACCAGAACACCTAGCAGCACTGGGTAAATGTTTCTGGCTTTCAACTGATAATGTATTTGCAAATAATTGCTTGAAAACATTAAATGAGGGGCATtgtaataattttattctaaatataGTAATGCGATTACTTGTGAAATGTGCTTGTATTTGTTTATAAATGTTTCATGTAATGAAAACAGGTAAAAATTAACATGCTACCTTTGCAGTTGTCTCAGTCAAAAAATGAAAGTTGTCAGGCATGAGGACTTAACACAAAGCAGTAATTTATTAAGCTGTGATAACTGGATAGATTATAACAATTGTCTTAACCTCCGCTGCTCACTGTATGCTGGGCATCACATGTGGTAAACAAATCTGCCACCATCACCAGGGCTTCTGCTTCATCTTAGGGGTGAGTGACTTCTCTTCAAAGATAGTTGTGAAATCAGggaaattttgtaattttttttttcagtgtcacATGGTTTCTGGAGCCTTATTAAATTTGATCCTAaagttttttcttaaaagaggaaatgcagtatttgaacaaaatcatgaaaatataaaagactTTACACACTCTaaattcagaaaacacagattttacCTAGACTTGGCCCTTGTCTGTATGTACTGCTTTCTTTCTTGCATGTGTCACAGTCAAAGTTTATGAGTCTGGTAAAACTGACCTGGACTGGTTATTCAATATAGGTTGCATGAAGAATGTATTGTAATGAGCATTCTGTTCtattagctttttctttttctattatatgtgccccttttttttttttattagcttgTTTGccttggggctgggctggactttTCCAATCTTCCTCACATTGATAAGTAGCAACTTCAAAGGAGTTTCTCAAGTAATTACAACTTACCAAATACAAGTAAATGGAGCATTTCTGTCTCATTCTATTTTGGGGGAATATACTGAAAGGGTAAAGGATAAACTAAATCAGAATCAAAGGGCTACATGGTATAGCAAGTGTAATTTGTTTTCAAGCAGCTTACTGTAACAGCCACTTGccattttttgtgatttattttgagAGGCGTGTCAACATGCTAAAGCTTATATCTGGCTGAGCCAAAGCTATTGATTTGCTATGGAGAAATCCTGATGTAGCTAATTGTTTGAAGACAAGCTATCTTCAAACAGTTAGTTCAGGAAACAAACAGATTCATTCAGGAAACAGTGTCTCTGTATTGTGTACAAAGTATGTGGAATTATGAAAAAGCTGGAGACATTAACTCAGATATtcagggaaatggaaaatgtaaattatttttctgggtAGAGGATAATAAATATTGAGGAGAGGAAGATGCCCAGAAGTTTGGGTCTCTTATTTGTACATTTATCtgtgtaaatttaaaaatagcttctGCTGTCAAGCACATTAGTGTCCCTTCATAAagctctttccctctttcatCTGTGTATATGCAGTAACTCAAAAtctatatttttacatataaagTATGATGGAAAAACACTGTCTTTGCTAAAATCAGGTTGGGTCATCTGTCACTGTAGCAAAGGTTTGACATTGTCTCCTTctcaaagactttttttttccctgcaattttACTAAGCTGCATGATTTCCTACTATTTCACATGTATGGTTGGTGAGTGGGTGGATGTCCTCTGTGTTGTGCAAGGAGATGATGGGTGACCCAGGGCCAAAGGGCTGAAATGGTGGTGAGGCAGAGTGGGAAGCGGAGAGACAAATACTCTGCAGACAGTTGTACAGATCAGTTACAGCTCTGGGCAGATGTTGCGTTCCGTTGTCATACATCAGGTTGATAGACCCAGATTTCAGCGTTTATACAAGAGCGTGGATGGTCAGTTCCAAATtgggcagaaaaagaaaacaggcagtTTGTGGTATGGCTGGGAAGCTGCCACCCTTCTCCTTAGCAGCTACAGCTGAGCTGGTGCTCtccactgctgcttccagcacagggcagtgggAGAACTCACTGAGCATGTTAAATCTATATGGTAGccctaaacaaaaaaaaaaaggtagagaTCATTCAGCCTTTCTTCCACAGgactgctgccctgcagcaaaAGCATGGGGATTTGTGGGATCAGAGTAGTCCTGACAGATGACTGAAGAAGCTGAGCATTGATCTAAACAGCAGATATTCACTATGACTATTAACTGTCTGTATTTTACTGACTCCTTCGAAGTGCTCACAGTTGAAACCATGAGTATGAACAAGGTGGtaaaaacaaagcttttgaAAGAGATGgcttttttgctgcttctttacATTATCATAGCCTCATGAGTTCAGTAGGTCTAATGAAGtttaatgaagatttttaatcattaataaatatttgtctgTAGCACCAACACCATAATCCACAGCCCCAGTTGCCTCTTGTCTTGGAAGGCTGTGGAAAGCCAATGCAGCTCATCAGTTCCTCTCCTCCCACAGCAATgtgagcagggagctggtgctgccatCCAGCTCTGTGGTCTTGCAGCACCCTGGTCGTCGCATGCGCAGAAGGGGCTGCCCAGATGCCTCACCTGCTGCTCCACTGGGGTCTACTCTCCTAGAAAGGCTTTGTTGACAGGCCTGTCTTACAACCATGTCTTCTCCATTAACCTCTCTCCTGGATTTCCCATTGGTGTTTCCAGCAACTACAAAAAAgctgaattatatttttaatgcagagaGAGCGCAGTTCTGCGAGGTGTTGAATGCTCTGGCACCAGTCCAGACACACTCTTAAAATGGGTTTGCAGTAAGGCAGAGGTACCAAGCTACTGGCCAGAATTCTGTGACTGGGCATGGGGTCACTCGCTGCCTCTGCAAGATGCCTGGAGTGAGATATTCCCCACCATGCTCTGATGACCCCAGgtgcttttcctctcccttgtCTTCTTTCCAGTGCCTGAGACCATGCCATACAAGGGCATAGGCAGAGCTCTAAGCTTTAGTTTAACACTATTTTTTCGTGGGGGCTCCTTTCAATATACGTCCTCCTCTGCTTTAATGATGGTAAGCAGCTTTTCTCCTACTCAAGGGCCTATTACATTGGTTCCAGCTGTCTCATGGATCAAAAATAAGGGTAATGTCTGCAGGCATCTCTGGTAAATTATGTCCTTGCCTCTGTCTGTTTCCAGTGCTACACATGCCTGCAGGCATCAGCTTTTGTGGAGTGTGTTGGAAACAAGTCATGTAAAGCCAGCATGAAACCTCTCCGATTGGTCTGGAGTGCAACAACAGCAGCTGCACCATCACTTTGTCCCTGTGTTCTCTACCTGTAGTGGCAGGAGACAGGTAAAGCTGCTTGTTGGTCATCTCTTCTGACCTTGGTAAGATACAGTGTCTGGCTCAGACCACCTCACTAACAACATATATAATATCTGACTACCCTTCAAACACACTGAGCAGCTGCCATCCATGCTGGAAGCTGAGGGTGAACCAAAGTGCTTTCCTGACAGTGAATTTAATCTGCAGTTAGTTATGCTAGCCAGTACTATGTGCTTTTAACCCAGTAATACACCTCCTGCTTGCTCGGCCAGTGGTGCTCCAGGTTAGTAATGTGTCTTTCTCCTTAGCATCACTGCTTCAAAAAGTTAGATTTCTAAGGACTGTTAATTCTTGAGTGTCAGAGAACTAACAGATTATATAGCTCATTCTTCTCAACAGCCAAAACCCTAGGGCAAAATTGTAATTAAACCAAAAGCTTTAATTTAGGATTTCACAAGATGATTTCTTCCCTCTAGAGTAAATCAACCTCCTTTGGAGTGCTTTTATACCTTGTCTACAGCTTATTCCTATGCACCTCTCATGTCTCTGAACTGGATGAAAATAAACCAACTTTTATGGGCCAAATCATACTGTTGTGGTCATCTCTAAAGTAATGCAGCAGTGACACTCCCCTGTGGACTGCAGCCACTGGCCATCCCGCCCAGCACACACTCCTGTTCTCATCTTCAAGGCTGAGTCATCTCCAGCTGGCcgtggcagctgcagggaccTTTTCCAACCTCTTCCTTCCTAGTTTTCAGCTTAAGGACTGGCTTCCTGAAGATGATTTCTGGATAAACATGCAAAATTGCTGTAAGGGATTATTTGAATTGATAAATTAAAACAAGTACTTCCAAGAGGATTCTGAATCATGAGAGGTGATATTGGTAAGTAGTAGCTTAGGATACACATTCAATTTACAGATTTAGCAATTTagattttactttatttttgctctttctggTAAACAGTACTTGAATAATTAAAcacatagaaaaagaaaatgcatatttaaggattttttccctctggtactctttttttccatttgtccAGGAGGCTCAGATATgaataaaaggagaaatttgAGGTTGAAGAGGATAAGGGCAAGAAATAATTTGAGCCAAAGTtcacttaatattttaaaagacgGCTTATGTCTTAGCTCTTGTCTTCAGTGGGTacatgttaaaaattaaaaaaaaaaaaaccaaaaaaaaaaaacaagcactTATTACCTAAGTACAGATTTAATGGATGTTTTGGAGGTTCTGTATGTTAACATAGAGAGTTCTGACAGTaataaagcaatgaaaatgACCCATACAAAAATCAAAGCGTAAGAGTATTATTAATTGTTGTTTCTAAGCAAGGGATACCCCAAATTTGCTGAAGAGCTCATGTCAGAGATAAAAGGATCATACctcttttccttatttaaaagacatttctAACATTAACAGTAAAGAACTGAACAGGTGCAATggagaaagtatttttcttgtgAATTACTGGCTTATATTCTGATTTTGTTAGGAGAATTCTTTTCCACGTATGAgtatattttgctttcctttgcagaATAATGTAATTAACAGGaataatattttctcatttagtGCTCCTAATGAAGTCTACATTTAGTAGAGAAGGCAAGGAGGTCAAGAATTTTGTAATCAGCTTGACATCACCAAGATGTCAGGAAAAGTTAGTTGTAGATTTAAGTATTCTTTGATCAAACATGAGATTATTCAGGCATAAACCTATGGGTTGTTTTAATTTAACTGATATTATCTGTCTCATTTGAATAATTCAAAATCGCatcttttaggtttttttaaaggagaaaggCTACTCCTGAAACTTCTTGCATCAGCTTGACTAAATTGATACAGAAACCATCAGTGATGTGAAACAGCTCTGTTAGCATAAAGTGGCTCTGGTATATAGGGAGGTTGTCCAGTCTATATGAATATATCTGATGACAGCCAGGGGTCAACTGTATTTCCTAGGCAAGCTAGAGCCAAATTGCATTATACAGACCTTTCCTAGACAATTGGGAAGATGTTTTCTTCAGTGAGATTACCTTAACAAGTCCAATTGCAATCCCCATTCAGGCCTTACTGCAGATCCTGTTTGAAACTCAGTGCTTTTATTTGCACTTTTGAACTATGCATGGAACAGAATAGGCTGCTACAGCGTATATTCCTACTAGGGACATCAGGAGAGGGAAAGAGCAGTTGAGGGGGAGTGAACGTGTTTGCTTGAGAGCAGCATAATACAGTACACTGTCAATTTCTCTCCTCGAGGCTTAATAGTCCTAAATTCAAAATGCTTATCAAATCCAAAAAATTTTAGACACTCTCTCTAGAGGGGGTGAAGGTTCTGATATGTGAGAGCCTCAGCAAGTACTGCCTTTGCATAAGACAAAATGTCCTTTCGCAGAAACAAAAGGATTTCTAGCACTTTCCCTGGTAGCTGAGGTGATGTCAGCAATAATAGACCACAAAATAAATCAGCTCTGATAAGCACTGCTgttgccaggagcagctcaaTTAGCCTTTTGCCTTTGGAGCAGAAGGGTTTATAGTACTAGATACAGCCTCAGACCAGGCTGTATCTGACTTTTGTCCTCTTTGCTCATTTTACCTGACACCCGTTcatggtgttttgttttgttttgttgtgttttgttttgttttgctttggggttttttgtggtttttttgtgggtttttttttgtttgtttgtttggggttttttttgggcgggtttttttttttttttagagtacTCGGAACAAACAAAATCTTGAGCCTTTTTCCAGGCAGTCCACCACTGCCTGTAAAAACACTGGTGGAAGGGAAACAAAGCTTTTCATCACTTATATATGTAAGTCAAGGCTGGATCCCATTGAAGGAGGTATTTTGCAAAACATCCTTGCAAAAGCAGAGGGTATACTTGTTTCTCTGACCTTGTTTTGCTAAGCAAAAGTTAATATATTTGAGCTATtgcctgaaataatttaaaatcttatttctttAACTACTTTCATGAATGCAAGTGAGTGACATTTGTTGTTGCAACTCTGTTAGCTGATTTGTAATTTGGGGATGAAAGGATAAtgtcttctctcttctctttcccttcttgtCCATAAAAAGATAATGTAACTATTTTTCAATGCATGCATATCCCctcccctttttattttaaagcatggatataatataatttaaacaaaattatcaTGTTGCAGTGAATGATCCATATTTTCCATAGAGATGAGCCAATTTGTTGATTTTGCTGTCCTGtatataattttacattttaaaaatacatttagacATGCCGCTATTATTGTTGCTACATTTGTggcatataattttttttaaatttcctttccattacagatttaaaaaatccagtagAATGTCAGAAATCTCTGCATTTACTGAAagcagtaattattttcttttaacactgtaatattt from Vidua chalybeata isolate OUT-0048 chromosome 5, bVidCha1 merged haplotype, whole genome shotgun sequence includes:
- the AMIGO2 gene encoding amphoterin-induced protein 2, translating into MSLNWRTLPTRLGVFKANCKGLACLLVFTVSVCGSAPGMCPAACICASDIISCTNKNLTRVPGNLYKCMKRLDLSYNRIGILEPEWVPVLSEKLNTLIVNHNSISSISTGSFSTTPNLKYLDLSSNSLKTLGSPVFQELKELEVLLLYNNQITQIESLAFGGLYKLQKLYLSYNLVSHFPLDLYIGKHKLTDLVLLDISFNHIQTMPVQRLSSVPAKQLSGIYLHGNPFYCDCVLYSMLVFWYQRHFSSVGDFKNEYSCLLQSDPRGHNKLPLLHDNVMNCSESTVNSSFQAFGFIHDAQVGDRLIVHCDSRISDTGTQFVWVSPDNRLLEPDRDTDNFKVFPNGSLEITDAQLENSGLYSCIAINKKRLLNETIDVRINVSNFTVNRSHAHEAFNTAFTTLAACVASIILVLLYLYLTPCPCQCKAKKKKRKLNQSSAHPSILNSALPQELPADEKKASTGKRVVFLEPVHEPKQSQNGKVKLFPNDSAITESILKTTRTKSDSDSVNSVFSDTPFMPPA